The Solirubrobacterales bacterium genome contains a region encoding:
- the murB gene encoding UDP-N-acetylmuramate dehydrogenase translates to MSFPDAVEQNFDLARLTTVRTGGAADYYARPESNEAVVELLAWASSNQLPVGVIGSGSNLLIADKGFRGLVIKLDGHLTEVHIEGDGVLSGGGARLPSLAAKTAEQGLAGLEFGVNIPGTVGGAIRMNANAYGGELASVLEWAEVASPDGIERRAPEDFEFTYRHSNIAGYQVVTRAQFRLTKSTPDAVKHTLSALRGRRKAAQPSGIKTFGSTFKNPDDPRAEGRTAGQLLEAAGCKGLEQGGARFSPKHANFVENFQAATTADVVALIAAGRARVQEQFGVRLETEVQVLGDVDRELWESE, encoded by the coding sequence ATGAGCTTCCCCGACGCAGTCGAGCAGAACTTCGACCTGGCGCGCCTGACAACGGTGCGCACCGGTGGCGCTGCCGATTACTACGCGCGCCCCGAGTCAAATGAGGCCGTCGTGGAGCTGCTTGCATGGGCAAGTTCAAATCAGCTTCCGGTAGGTGTGATCGGCTCGGGATCGAATCTATTGATTGCGGACAAGGGGTTCCGCGGACTCGTGATCAAACTCGACGGACATCTCACGGAAGTGCACATTGAAGGCGATGGCGTCCTCAGTGGCGGCGGCGCGCGCCTGCCGAGCCTCGCCGCGAAGACGGCCGAGCAGGGTCTGGCCGGCCTTGAATTTGGCGTGAACATCCCCGGCACGGTCGGCGGTGCGATTCGCATGAACGCCAACGCTTACGGCGGCGAGCTTGCGAGCGTGCTCGAATGGGCCGAGGTTGCCAGCCCGGACGGCATCGAGCGCCGCGCCCCGGAAGACTTTGAGTTCACATACCGTCACAGCAACATCGCCGGCTACCAAGTCGTCACGCGCGCGCAGTTCCGTTTGACGAAGTCGACACCCGATGCCGTCAAGCACACGCTCAGCGCGCTCCGCGGCCGCCGAAAGGCAGCCCAGCCCTCGGGCATAAAGACTTTCGGTTCCACGTTCAAGAACCCAGACGACCCGCGCGCTGAAGGGCGCACCGCGGGCCAGTTGCTCGAAGCCGCAGGATGCAAAGGCCTCGAGCAGGGCGGCGCCCGCTTCTCGCCGAAGCACGCGAACTTCGTCGAGAACTTCCAGGCTGCAACCACCGCCGATGTCGTCGCGCTGATCGCCGCCGGGCGCGCCCGCGTGCAGGAACAGTTCGGCGTTCGTCTCGAAACCGAGGTCCAGGTGCTCGGTGACGTCGACCGCGAGCTCTGGGAGTCCGAATGA
- the ftsZ gene encoding cell division protein FtsZ codes for MNDFDYTPQGTSAAGRDAGSYLAVIKVVGVGGGGTNAVNRMVDAGLKGVEFIAVNTDAQALQMCDADVKLNIGATLTKGLGAGADPSIGGGAASESRDDIKEALKGADLVFVTAGEGGGTGTGAAPVIAEIAKQEVGALTVGVVTRPFSFEGSQRAKQADEGIARLREQVDTLIVIPNERLLSTVERRTSILDAFRDADNVLRQGVQGITDLITTPGLINLDFADVRTIMSDAGSALMGIGAGSGEGRAGEAAKNAISSPLLEESVEGATGILLNITGGREVGLFEINEAAEIVSSAADQNANIIFGAVIDENLGDEVRVTVIATGFDKRGAGSSSRGGLDFESGRSSRRPRRAVGRSDVDRGSLSISDDDIDVPDFLRED; via the coding sequence ATGAACGATTTCGACTACACACCTCAGGGAACCAGCGCGGCTGGACGCGACGCAGGCAGCTATTTGGCCGTCATCAAGGTCGTCGGCGTCGGCGGCGGCGGTACCAACGCCGTCAACCGAATGGTCGACGCTGGGCTCAAGGGCGTCGAGTTCATCGCCGTCAACACGGACGCTCAGGCGCTGCAGATGTGTGACGCCGACGTGAAGCTGAATATCGGCGCGACGCTGACCAAGGGTCTCGGCGCCGGAGCCGATCCGTCGATCGGTGGCGGAGCCGCCTCCGAGAGCCGCGACGACATCAAGGAAGCTTTGAAGGGCGCGGACCTCGTGTTCGTAACTGCTGGCGAGGGTGGCGGTACCGGCACCGGCGCCGCCCCCGTGATCGCCGAGATCGCCAAACAGGAAGTCGGAGCATTGACGGTCGGCGTTGTGACGCGTCCGTTCTCGTTCGAAGGATCCCAGCGCGCCAAGCAGGCCGACGAGGGAATCGCCCGTCTGCGCGAGCAGGTCGACACATTGATCGTCATCCCGAATGAGCGACTGCTCAGCACCGTGGAGCGCCGCACTTCGATCCTCGACGCGTTCCGCGACGCCGACAACGTGCTGCGACAGGGCGTCCAGGGCATCACCGACTTGATCACCACGCCCGGCCTGATCAACCTCGACTTCGCCGACGTGCGCACGATCATGAGCGACGCCGGCAGCGCGCTGATGGGCATCGGCGCGGGCAGCGGCGAAGGCCGTGCAGGCGAGGCAGCCAAGAACGCAATTAGTTCTCCGCTGCTCGAGGAGAGTGTCGAAGGGGCAACTGGAATCTTGCTGAACATCACCGGCGGCCGCGAAGTCGGTCTATTCGAGATCAACGAAGCCGCCGAGATCGTCTCGAGCGCTGCCGACCAGAACGCAAACATCATCTTTGGTGCGGTGATCGACGAGAACCTGGGAGACGAAGTCCGCGTCACCGTGATCGCAACTGGATTCGACAAACGAGGTGCGGGTTCATCCTCGCGCGGCGGACTCGACTTCGAGAGCGGCCGTTCTTCACGCCGCCCTCGTCGCGCCGTCGGACGCAGTGACGTCGACCGTGGATCGCTCTCGATCTCGGACGACGACATCGACGTGCCTGACTTCCTCCGCGAGGACTAA
- a CDS encoding aminoglycoside phosphotransferase family protein, whose translation MPRAISPAYATRKQAQSVVSAAGIDAAVDSTSLLGRGVKSLVTRIDLADGSALALKAFIRGGSTTREHRAYELLGEHELPLPQMLLGVASNDDFPFGFTLLTMAPGEPLNDHFVDLPREQLLSIYRGVGEFQRLIHRTNAPGFSDLTDHELNADNGALVAKRVQAALGTFLTHGGKPRLAAKLENFFAENDRHLALVPNPVLCHGDLHPENIRVAHVGGEFTFVFAIDLEEAFAGDPLMDLTRTLQSCPLPGSDLTAALLDGYGGKPEGFDDLHDVYFLLYELELWNYYAVGGSRKPLRSISRRIRRRLRGIGSQA comes from the coding sequence ATGCCCCGGGCGATCAGCCCGGCATATGCAACCCGCAAGCAGGCGCAGTCAGTTGTGAGCGCCGCGGGTATCGACGCAGCTGTCGACTCGACCTCGTTGCTGGGGCGCGGGGTCAAGAGTCTCGTCACGCGGATCGACCTCGCTGATGGCTCGGCACTCGCTTTGAAGGCCTTCATCCGTGGCGGCTCAACGACACGCGAGCATCGCGCCTATGAACTGCTTGGTGAGCACGAACTGCCGCTGCCTCAGATGCTGCTCGGGGTGGCGAGCAATGATGACTTTCCCTTCGGCTTCACGCTACTCACAATGGCCCCGGGCGAGCCGCTCAACGACCACTTCGTCGATCTCCCGCGTGAACAGCTTCTGAGTATCTATCGCGGCGTCGGAGAGTTCCAGCGACTGATCCATCGCACCAACGCGCCCGGCTTCTCCGACCTGACCGACCACGAACTCAATGCCGACAACGGCGCGCTGGTCGCGAAGCGCGTGCAGGCTGCACTCGGCACCTTTCTGACGCACGGCGGAAAACCTCGCCTTGCGGCCAAGCTCGAGAACTTCTTTGCCGAGAACGATCGGCACCTCGCGCTCGTTCCGAATCCCGTGCTCTGTCACGGAGACCTTCATCCCGAGAACATCCGCGTGGCGCATGTCGGCGGTGAGTTCACTTTCGTCTTCGCGATCGATCTCGAAGAAGCCTTCGCCGGGGACCCGCTGATGGATCTCACGCGAACGCTGCAGTCCTGTCCGCTGCCGGGAAGCGACCTCACGGCTGCGCTGCTCGACGGATACGGCGGAAAGCCCGAAGGGTTCGACGATCTGCACGACGTTTACTTCTTGCTCTACGAACTCGAGCTTTGGAACTACTACGCGGTCGGCGGATCGCGTAAACCGCTCCGAAGCATCTCCAGGCGCATCAGACGGCGGCTTCGAGGCATCGGCTCGCAAGCGTGA
- the gcvT gene encoding glycine cleavage system aminomethyltransferase GcvT, translating to MTEPTESLRHTALYDRHREAGAKLVPFAGWEMPVQYPDGIRAEHQHVRAHAGIFDVSHMGEIETSGPQAEAFLQHILSNDVTKIPIGGAQYSLLCQEDGGVIDDLFTYRLGPQRYLTVTNAANHPVDFQWFALQAGGFDVDVIDRANEYAMIALQGPEARGILRQLLGDGAEPERMKIVESHVAGHPALICGTGYTGEDGVEILVPPANASSIWEDLIIAGAKPIGLAARDTLRLEVCFHLYGNDLSRDRDPISAGLAWACALDTGFIGSEVLKKIGDEGPEQKLVPFRIVGPGIPRQDNPVFRGGSQIGVVTSGTLSPSLDNGVGMAYVDAEFAEPGIDIEIDIRGKLRPAQTRRKPLYVKQ from the coding sequence ATGACAGAGCCGACAGAGAGCCTTCGCCATACAGCCCTTTACGACCGCCATCGCGAGGCGGGAGCAAAGCTCGTCCCGTTCGCCGGTTGGGAGATGCCCGTCCAGTACCCCGACGGGATTCGCGCTGAACACCAGCATGTTCGTGCTCACGCGGGGATCTTCGACGTCTCCCACATGGGCGAGATAGAGACCTCTGGCCCCCAGGCCGAAGCCTTCCTTCAGCACATACTTTCGAACGACGTGACGAAGATCCCGATCGGCGGCGCTCAGTACTCGCTGCTCTGCCAGGAAGACGGCGGCGTGATCGACGATCTCTTCACCTACAGGCTCGGGCCGCAGCGCTATCTGACTGTTACCAATGCTGCTAACCACCCTGTGGATTTTCAGTGGTTCGCACTGCAGGCCGGTGGTTTTGACGTTGACGTGATCGACCGCGCGAATGAGTACGCGATGATCGCGCTCCAGGGCCCCGAAGCACGCGGGATCCTGCGCCAGCTGCTCGGCGACGGCGCCGAGCCCGAGCGCATGAAGATCGTTGAGAGCCACGTCGCTGGCCACCCGGCGCTGATCTGCGGCACGGGTTACACCGGCGAGGACGGCGTGGAGATCCTCGTTCCACCAGCGAACGCATCGTCGATCTGGGAGGACCTGATCATCGCCGGCGCCAAGCCGATTGGACTTGCTGCGCGTGACACGCTGCGGCTTGAGGTCTGCTTCCACCTTTACGGCAACGACCTTTCGCGTGACCGTGACCCGATCTCGGCCGGACTTGCTTGGGCGTGTGCCCTGGACACGGGGTTCATCGGCTCGGAGGTTCTGAAAAAGATTGGTGACGAAGGCCCCGAGCAGAAGCTTGTTCCGTTCAGGATCGTTGGCCCGGGAATTCCGCGTCAGGACAATCCAGTGTTTCGCGGCGGTTCGCAGATCGGCGTCGTGACCAGCGGAACTCTCTCGCCGTCGCTCGACAATGGGGTCGGGATGGCGTACGTGGACGCTGAGTTCGCCGAGCCAGGCATCGACATCGAGATCGACATCCGCGGCAAATTGCGCCCAGCGCAGACCCGCAGGAAGCCCTTGTACGTGAAGCAATAG
- the gcvH gene encoding glycine cleavage system protein GcvH, whose protein sequence is MADEHYPEDLIYHPEHDWAKIDGDIATFGITWFAQDALGEVVFFEPPAVGTAVTKDASYAEIESVKAVSEVVAPLSGEIVEVNEALEAAPETINDDPYGAGWMVKIKLSDPSEVAALLDPAAYKALL, encoded by the coding sequence GTGGCTGACGAGCACTACCCCGAAGATCTGATTTACCACCCCGAACACGACTGGGCCAAGATCGACGGCGACATCGCCACGTTCGGAATCACTTGGTTCGCGCAGGATGCTTTGGGTGAAGTCGTGTTTTTCGAGCCGCCGGCCGTTGGTACGGCCGTGACGAAGGATGCCTCGTATGCCGAGATCGAATCGGTAAAGGCGGTCAGTGAAGTGGTGGCACCGCTCTCAGGCGAGATCGTTGAAGTCAACGAAGCGCTCGAAGCGGCCCCGGAGACCATCAACGATGACCCCTACGGCGCGGGTTGGATGGTCAAGATCAAGCTGAGCGACCCATCCGAAGTTGCCGCGCTGCTCGATCCCGCCGCTTACAAGGCTTTGCTCTAG
- the gcvPA gene encoding aminomethyl-transferring glycine dehydrogenase subunit GcvPA — MSTYTSDTPDDRAAMLAAIGAKSIDDLFADIPAGVRLDRDLNLPTGKAEFEVFDHLSELADKNIHSDREISFLGAGMYDHYVPALVDSIITRSEFLTPYTPYQPEVSQGGLQVMFEYQTAIAELTGLDVSNASVYEGPSAMAAAGYLAQLENGRDKFVVSQAVNPQYRETLKTNAHGYGTEVVEVPATDGLTDPAALAEVIDADTAAVFIQNPNFFGAIEDVQALVDAAKAHDALVVCVADPLTLGVLAPPGDFGVDICVGEGQTLGNRLDFGGPSFGFFAAAKKLIRRMPGRIAGETTDVDGRRGWVLTLQTREQHIRREKATSNICTSQALNALAGVIYLSWLGRQGIVELGELMLKRTAYAREVLGAVDGVEILFDAPVFREFAIKLDAPVRGVLDQLALDGINGGYPIGLDYPEYENTILVAITEKRSKEQIDLFAKSLASAVAASKTGVGAEA; from the coding sequence TTGAGCACCTACACCTCAGACACGCCCGACGACCGCGCCGCAATGCTGGCCGCGATCGGGGCGAAATCGATCGATGACCTCTTCGCCGACATCCCTGCGGGTGTCCGGCTTGACCGAGACCTGAACCTGCCCACCGGCAAGGCCGAGTTCGAGGTCTTTGACCACCTCTCTGAGCTGGCCGACAAGAACATCCACTCCGACCGCGAGATCAGCTTCCTCGGCGCCGGGATGTACGACCACTACGTGCCCGCGCTGGTCGATTCGATCATCACCCGAAGCGAGTTCCTCACGCCCTACACGCCCTACCAGCCAGAGGTGTCCCAGGGCGGCCTGCAGGTCATGTTCGAATACCAGACCGCGATCGCGGAGCTGACCGGGCTCGATGTCTCAAACGCATCTGTCTACGAGGGACCGAGCGCGATGGCCGCCGCCGGCTACCTCGCCCAGCTCGAGAACGGCCGCGACAAGTTCGTCGTCAGCCAGGCCGTCAACCCGCAGTACCGCGAGACGCTCAAGACCAACGCTCACGGGTACGGCACCGAAGTCGTCGAGGTCCCCGCGACCGACGGTCTCACCGACCCGGCTGCCCTCGCCGAGGTGATCGACGCCGACACGGCAGCGGTCTTCATCCAGAACCCGAACTTCTTCGGCGCAATCGAAGACGTCCAGGCGCTCGTCGATGCCGCCAAGGCGCACGACGCGCTTGTCGTCTGCGTCGCCGACCCGCTGACGCTTGGCGTGCTCGCGCCTCCAGGCGACTTCGGCGTGGACATCTGCGTCGGCGAAGGCCAGACGCTCGGCAACCGCCTCGACTTCGGCGGGCCGTCATTCGGATTCTTCGCAGCGGCCAAGAAACTGATCCGCCGTATGCCGGGCCGCATCGCCGGTGAGACGACGGACGTCGACGGCCGCCGCGGCTGGGTGCTCACACTTCAGACCCGCGAGCAGCACATCCGCCGCGAGAAGGCGACCAGCAACATCTGCACCAGCCAGGCACTGAACGCGTTGGCCGGCGTGATTTACCTCTCCTGGCTTGGCCGGCAGGGAATCGTCGAGCTCGGCGAGCTGATGCTCAAGCGCACGGCTTACGCCCGCGAAGTGCTCGGAGCGGTCGACGGCGTCGAAATCCTCTTCGACGCCCCGGTTTTCCGCGAGTTCGCAATCAAGCTCGACGCGCCGGTCCGCGGGGTGCTCGACCAGCTCGCGCTGGATGGCATCAACGGTGGATATCCGATCGGTCTTGACTATCCGGAATACGAAAACACGATCCTGGTGGCGATCACCGAGAAGCGCAGCAAGGAGCAGATCGACCTGTTCGCCAAGAGCCTCGCGAGTGCCGTGGCCGCCAGCAAGACCGGAGTGGGGGCAGAGGCATGA
- the gcvPB gene encoding aminomethyl-transferring glycine dehydrogenase subunit GcvPB, whose product MQAEKATTIYEKSKPGRRASTLPVLDVPDVSVEDLLPASAIRKTPPRLPEISEPEIVRHYNKLSRRNFDLDSGFYPLGSCTMKHNPKLHERAAALPGFARLHPLQSSERAQGALELMYNLEGALSEITGLPHVSLQPSAGSHGELAGVLLTKAYHEDRGETRTKVLAPDTSHGTNPATVTMAGYETVKVATNERGGVDLDDLREKATTDVACLMLTNPNTLGLFDENIEEIAKIMHDVGATLYYDGANLNAVMGISRPGDMGFDIVHMNLHKSFTQPHGGGGPGSGPIAVSERMAPYLPKPRIVKKEGRFRYDFDQPKSIGRLRGFQGNFGVFVRTYAYICSLGGEGLKAASETAVLNANYMLEKGKQNERVNKYLPVAFDRTAKHEYVLSAAESKRQLDVRATDIAKRLLDLGYHPPTIYFPLLVDEALMIEPTETETMETLDGFIEALDQILEEAEKDPAFVQNAPYTTPVRRLDEAAAARSPVVTQDLDLLP is encoded by the coding sequence ATGCAGGCCGAAAAGGCCACAACAATTTACGAGAAGTCCAAGCCCGGCCGTCGCGCATCGACGCTGCCCGTGCTTGACGTGCCAGACGTTTCGGTCGAGGACCTGCTGCCCGCATCTGCGATCCGCAAGACCCCGCCGCGCCTGCCAGAGATCAGTGAGCCGGAGATCGTCCGCCACTACAACAAGCTCAGCCGCCGCAACTTCGACCTCGACTCGGGCTTCTACCCGCTCGGTTCGTGCACGATGAAGCACAATCCGAAGCTGCACGAGCGCGCAGCGGCGCTGCCCGGCTTCGCTCGGCTGCACCCACTGCAGTCGTCCGAGCGTGCCCAGGGCGCGCTTGAGCTGATGTACAACCTCGAGGGCGCGCTGTCGGAGATCACGGGTCTTCCGCACGTCTCGCTCCAACCCAGCGCCGGATCACACGGCGAGCTCGCCGGAGTGCTCCTGACCAAGGCCTACCACGAGGACCGCGGCGAGACCCGCACGAAGGTCCTCGCGCCCGACACTTCGCACGGCACGAACCCGGCCACCGTCACGATGGCCGGATACGAGACCGTCAAGGTTGCAACCAACGAGCGCGGCGGGGTGGACCTCGACGATCTGCGCGAGAAGGCAACGACTGATGTCGCCTGCCTGATGCTCACGAACCCCAACACACTGGGATTGTTCGACGAGAACATCGAAGAGATCGCGAAGATCATGCACGACGTCGGCGCGACGCTCTACTACGACGGCGCCAACCTCAACGCCGTGATGGGCATCTCTCGCCCCGGCGATATGGGCTTTGACATCGTCCACATGAACCTGCACAAGTCGTTCACGCAGCCGCACGGCGGCGGCGGACCGGGTTCTGGGCCAATCGCGGTATCCGAGCGCATGGCGCCATACCTGCCCAAGCCGCGGATCGTAAAGAAGGAAGGCCGCTTCCGTTACGACTTCGATCAGCCAAAGAGCATTGGGCGCCTGCGCGGCTTCCAAGGCAACTTCGGCGTGTTCGTGCGCACCTACGCATACATCTGCTCGCTCGGTGGCGAGGGACTGAAGGCCGCGTCCGAAACAGCGGTGTTGAACGCCAACTACATGCTCGAAAAGGGCAAGCAGAACGAGCGCGTGAACAAGTACCTTCCGGTCGCCTTTGATCGCACGGCAAAGCACGAGTACGTGTTGAGCGCCGCAGAATCGAAGCGCCAGCTCGACGTGCGAGCAACCGACATCGCCAAACGCCTGCTGGACCTCGGCTACCACCCGCCGACGATCTACTTCCCGCTGCTCGTTGACGAGGCGCTGATGATCGAGCCGACTGAGACTGAAACGATGGAGACGCTCGACGGATTCATCGAAGCACTCGACCAGATCTTGGAAGAGGCCGAGAAGGATCCCGCCTTCGTGCAGAACGCTCCCTACACCACGCCGGTCCGCAGGTTGGACGAGGCAGCGGCGGCGCGTAGTCCTGTGGTGACGCAGGATCTCGACCTGCTGCCCTAG
- the trpS gene encoding tryptophan--tRNA ligase, which produces MRIFSGIQPTGKKHLGNYIGAISQYVDLQDQGDPSIFCVVDLHSISVVYDPAEQRERVYDTAAILLAAGLDPERCIFFRQSDVPEHTELTWLLSSITSHGDLNRMTQFKEKSAKQRERVVSALFFYPVLMAADILAYRTTLVPVGDDQRQHIELARQIATNFNQRYGKTFVVPDWRIPEVGARIMDLKNPESKMSTTSENPAGTVYVLDEPKAIEKKFKSATTDSGSEVVRAPDKPGISNLVEILAFVSGRAMDQVEADFAGQQYGSFKGAVAEAVIEYLRPVQEKYAEIRPDEAALEAVLGAGAARAQAIAGPIVAEARDKMGLGPTVSSAPWKA; this is translated from the coding sequence GTGCGAATCTTCAGCGGAATCCAGCCAACCGGCAAGAAGCACCTCGGCAACTACATCGGTGCGATAAGCCAGTACGTCGACCTTCAGGACCAGGGCGATCCCTCGATCTTCTGCGTGGTTGACCTGCACTCGATCTCGGTCGTCTACGACCCAGCCGAGCAACGCGAGCGCGTCTATGACACCGCGGCGATCCTGCTCGCGGCCGGCCTTGACCCCGAGCGCTGCATCTTCTTCCGACAGTCCGACGTGCCCGAGCACACGGAGCTGACTTGGCTGCTCTCATCGATCACCAGCCACGGCGATCTCAATCGCATGACCCAGTTCAAGGAGAAGTCGGCCAAGCAGCGCGAGCGCGTTGTGTCGGCGCTTTTCTTCTATCCCGTCCTGATGGCCGCGGACATCCTCGCTTATCGCACCACGCTCGTGCCGGTCGGCGACGACCAGCGCCAGCACATCGAGCTCGCGCGTCAGATCGCGACCAACTTCAACCAGCGCTACGGCAAGACCTTCGTGGTTCCCGACTGGCGCATTCCCGAGGTCGGCGCGCGGATCATGGACCTGAAAAACCCAGAATCCAAGATGTCCACGACCAGCGAGAACCCGGCCGGCACCGTCTACGTGCTCGACGAGCCAAAGGCGATCGAGAAGAAGTTCAAGTCCGCAACGACCGACAGCGGCAGCGAAGTGGTGCGCGCGCCCGACAAACCCGGAATCAGCAATTTGGTCGAAATTCTCGCTTTTGTGTCTGGGCGGGCGATGGATCAGGTTGAGGCCGATTTTGCCGGTCAGCAGTACGGATCCTTCAAGGGAGCCGTCGCCGAAGCCGTGATTGAGTATTTGCGCCCCGTGCAGGAGAAATACGCGGAGATCCGTCCGGACGAGGCCGCGCTTGAAGCTGTTCTGGGCGCTGGAGCGGCTCGGGCGCAGGCAATTGCCGGTCCGATCGTGGCGGAGGCGCGCGACAAAATGGGTCTGGGCCCCACTGTAAGTTCAGCGCCGTGGAAAGCCTGA
- a CDS encoding segregation/condensation protein A, with product MREEIDLLEVDLATIVLGYVELLESRGEIELEPVTEFVVLIAALLELKSRMMLPREETDGVFDLEFDAEEAAEELLSRMLEYHRYNKLAGWLRERYHAEQPFHYRSAPLPREMRTVSYERIGKVYNPDKLASAIGDLLSVPEQMSMPHMRVHRATLQDRLSSLRTLLKRATHFNFDDAVEGEDRLTEALTVWALLELYKLGEADWEQEETFGPIEVYSRTAA from the coding sequence ATGCGAGAAGAGATTGATCTCTTGGAGGTCGACCTCGCAACAATCGTGCTCGGCTACGTCGAGCTGCTCGAATCGCGCGGCGAGATCGAGCTCGAGCCGGTCACAGAGTTTGTTGTTCTGATCGCGGCGCTGCTTGAGCTAAAGAGCCGCATGATGCTCCCGCGCGAAGAGACCGACGGCGTCTTTGACCTCGAGTTCGACGCAGAGGAGGCGGCCGAAGAGCTGCTCAGCCGCATGCTCGAGTACCACCGCTACAACAAGCTTGCTGGATGGCTGCGCGAGCGATACCACGCCGAGCAGCCGTTTCACTACCGCAGCGCTCCGCTCCCGCGTGAGATGCGCACGGTCAGCTACGAGAGGATCGGCAAGGTCTACAACCCGGACAAACTTGCGAGCGCGATCGGCGACCTGCTGAGTGTGCCAGAGCAGATGTCGATGCCGCACATGCGCGTGCACCGCGCCACGCTGCAGGATCGACTGAGCAGCCTGCGCACGCTGCTCAAGCGCGCTACGCACTTCAACTTCGATGACGCCGTCGAGGGCGAGGATCGCCTCACGGAAGCGCTCACGGTCTGGGCGTTGCTCGAGCTCTACAAGCTCGGTGAGGCCGACTGGGAGCAGGAAGAAACCTTTGGACCGATTGAGGTCTATTCAAGGACTGCGGCATGA
- the scpB gene encoding SMC-Scp complex subunit ScpB, translated as MSEQPEEVDIEVPDPSEGIPESQRLTLPAKLEALLFLSNEPLTVAQLVEATESTESKIDQALSVIEEDCETGTRGVVLRKISGGYKLASAPGADAAAKRLFAKPRTPPLTQAQAECLAIIAYLQPVSRPEVARIRGVSSESALATLLERGLVADAGRSKFGAVIFRTTELFDRLFGLEGLDKLPNVAAFDPSPEDERDLRERLMKAGEAREASTPNIAQ; from the coding sequence ATGAGTGAACAACCAGAAGAAGTGGACATCGAAGTCCCGGACCCATCCGAGGGAATTCCTGAGTCTCAACGACTCACGCTCCCCGCCAAGCTGGAGGCGCTTTTGTTCCTCTCCAACGAACCGCTCACGGTCGCTCAGCTCGTAGAGGCGACCGAATCTACTGAGTCGAAGATCGATCAGGCGCTCAGTGTTATCGAAGAGGATTGTGAGACGGGAACGCGTGGGGTCGTCCTGCGCAAGATCTCCGGTGGATACAAGCTCGCCAGCGCGCCCGGCGCCGACGCAGCAGCAAAGCGCCTCTTCGCCAAGCCGCGCACCCCGCCGCTCACGCAGGCCCAGGCCGAGTGCCTGGCGATCATCGCCTATCTGCAGCCTGTCTCACGCCCGGAGGTCGCCCGCATCCGCGGTGTCAGCTCCGAGAGCGCGCTCGCCACGCTGCTCGAGCGCGGATTGGTCGCAGACGCCGGTCGATCCAAGTTCGGCGCAGTGATCTTCCGCACCACCGAGCTTTTTGACCGCTTGTTCGGTCTTGAGGGCCTCGACAAGCTTCCGAACGTCGCCGCCTTCGATCCTTCACCCGAAGATGAGCGCGATTTGCGCGAACGGCTGATGAAAGCCGGCGAAGCCCGCGAGGCTTCGACCCCGAACATCGCGCAGTAG